One Triticum dicoccoides isolate Atlit2015 ecotype Zavitan chromosome 4B, WEW_v2.0, whole genome shotgun sequence genomic window carries:
- the LOC119295206 gene encoding zinc-finger homeodomain protein 4-like isoform X1 codes for MVSIVQLQRRRTEAAASAAPARSILPDRELRMDLSVPRGEFPIPMHAAASPYGGIGGGGVAVADHAMDLHHDHANHNGQSQSQAQDMPSPPVAVSEDSSGKKRAAAIAVGAGGPPVKYRECLKNHAAAIGGNATDGCGEFMPSGEEGSLEALKCSACGCHRNFHRKELDDFDGDSCASHGYGYGHHAVRRLLGPSVPHHHKSSGGLLVTADHYGAYAAARALPPPPPPPLGHHHQIIMPLNMIQTSESDEMDGSGGGGIMGDGRGGLASGGGGSSSSKKRFRTKFTAEQKGRMLEFAENVGWRLQKLDDAMVQHFCQEIGVKRRVLKVWMHNNKHNLATRQPPTSPTPPQSQSMPLAMSMPMPLGMSMPMQVPPSQPGPSGHRGPSSPHAHGELKLD; via the coding sequence ATGGTGTCCATTGTGCAGCTGCAGAGAAGGCGAACAGAAGCAGCAGCGTCAGCAGCACCAGCGAGAAGCATCCTTCCGGACAGGGAGTTGAGGATGGATCTTTCTGTGCCCCGAGGCGAGTTCCCGATCCCAATgcacgccgccgcctcgccctacGGGGGCATCGGCGGCGGGGGCGTCGCCGTCGCCGACCATGCCATGGACCTCCACCATGACCACGCCAACCACAACGGCCAGTCCCAGTCCCAGGCGCAGGATATGCCGTCGCCTCCCGTTGCTGTGTCTGAGGACAGCTCCGGGAAGAAGCGCGCGGCGGCCATTGCCGTCGGAGCGGGAGGGCCGCCGGTCAAGTACCGGGAGTGCCTCAAGAACCACGCGGCGGCCATCGGCGGCAACGCCACCGACGGGTGCGGCGAGTTCATGCCCAGCGGCGAGGAGGGCTCGCTGGAGGCGCTCAAGTGCTCCGCCTGCGGTTGCCACCGCAATTTCCATCGCAAGGAGCTCGACGACTTCGACGGCGACAGCTGCGCCTCGCACGGCTACGGCTACGGGCACCATGCCGTCCGCCGCCTGCTCGGCCCCTCCGTGCCGCACCACCACAAGAGCAGCGGGGGCCTCCTCGTCACCGCAGACCACTACGGCGCCTACGCCGCGGCACGcgctctccctccgccgccgcccccaccgctGGGACACCACCACCAGATCATCATGCCGCTGAACATGATCCAGACGTCCGAGTCGGACGAGAtggacggcagcggcggcggcggcatcatgGGCGACGGCAGAGGTGGGctagcctcgggcggcggcggctcctcctCGTCTAAGAAGCGCTTCCGCACCAAGTTCACCGCCGAGCAGAAGGGGCGCATGCTGGAGTTCGCTGAGAACGTGGGGTGGCGTCTCCAGAAGCTCGACGACGCCATGGTGCAGCACTTTTGCCAGGAGATCGGCGTCAAGCGCCGCGTCCTCAAGGTCTGGATGCACAACAACAAGCACAACCTCGCCACGAGGCAGCCCCCTACCTCGCCTACGCCGCCGCAGTCACAGTCAATGCCGCTGGCGATGTCAATGCCGATGCCGCTGGGCATGTCAATGCCGATGCAAGTGCCGCCGTCGCAGCCCGGGCCTTCCGGCCACCGCGGCCCGAGCTCCCCGCATGCGCATGGGGAGCTCAAGCTCGACTGA
- the LOC119295206 gene encoding zinc-finger homeodomain protein 4-like isoform X2, whose translation MDLSVPRGEFPIPMHAAASPYGGIGGGGVAVADHAMDLHHDHANHNGQSQSQAQDMPSPPVAVSEDSSGKKRAAAIAVGAGGPPVKYRECLKNHAAAIGGNATDGCGEFMPSGEEGSLEALKCSACGCHRNFHRKELDDFDGDSCASHGYGYGHHAVRRLLGPSVPHHHKSSGGLLVTADHYGAYAAARALPPPPPPPLGHHHQIIMPLNMIQTSESDEMDGSGGGGIMGDGRGGLASGGGGSSSSKKRFRTKFTAEQKGRMLEFAENVGWRLQKLDDAMVQHFCQEIGVKRRVLKVWMHNNKHNLATRQPPTSPTPPQSQSMPLAMSMPMPLGMSMPMQVPPSQPGPSGHRGPSSPHAHGELKLD comes from the coding sequence ATGGATCTTTCTGTGCCCCGAGGCGAGTTCCCGATCCCAATgcacgccgccgcctcgccctacGGGGGCATCGGCGGCGGGGGCGTCGCCGTCGCCGACCATGCCATGGACCTCCACCATGACCACGCCAACCACAACGGCCAGTCCCAGTCCCAGGCGCAGGATATGCCGTCGCCTCCCGTTGCTGTGTCTGAGGACAGCTCCGGGAAGAAGCGCGCGGCGGCCATTGCCGTCGGAGCGGGAGGGCCGCCGGTCAAGTACCGGGAGTGCCTCAAGAACCACGCGGCGGCCATCGGCGGCAACGCCACCGACGGGTGCGGCGAGTTCATGCCCAGCGGCGAGGAGGGCTCGCTGGAGGCGCTCAAGTGCTCCGCCTGCGGTTGCCACCGCAATTTCCATCGCAAGGAGCTCGACGACTTCGACGGCGACAGCTGCGCCTCGCACGGCTACGGCTACGGGCACCATGCCGTCCGCCGCCTGCTCGGCCCCTCCGTGCCGCACCACCACAAGAGCAGCGGGGGCCTCCTCGTCACCGCAGACCACTACGGCGCCTACGCCGCGGCACGcgctctccctccgccgccgcccccaccgctGGGACACCACCACCAGATCATCATGCCGCTGAACATGATCCAGACGTCCGAGTCGGACGAGAtggacggcagcggcggcggcggcatcatgGGCGACGGCAGAGGTGGGctagcctcgggcggcggcggctcctcctCGTCTAAGAAGCGCTTCCGCACCAAGTTCACCGCCGAGCAGAAGGGGCGCATGCTGGAGTTCGCTGAGAACGTGGGGTGGCGTCTCCAGAAGCTCGACGACGCCATGGTGCAGCACTTTTGCCAGGAGATCGGCGTCAAGCGCCGCGTCCTCAAGGTCTGGATGCACAACAACAAGCACAACCTCGCCACGAGGCAGCCCCCTACCTCGCCTACGCCGCCGCAGTCACAGTCAATGCCGCTGGCGATGTCAATGCCGATGCCGCTGGGCATGTCAATGCCGATGCAAGTGCCGCCGTCGCAGCCCGGGCCTTCCGGCCACCGCGGCCCGAGCTCCCCGCATGCGCATGGGGAGCTCAAGCTCGACTGA